The genomic region ATGACtagttttttaattttcaaaaagtaGAAAGATTAAATTCATAAATAGACCAAAATATTTAAGGACTACTATGATACTTTTAcgattattttcatatttaaaattttaaaccattcGATtactatattatatttatatttgtgcaAGTGATGTCATATAAAACAATTAATATACTAATTTTAAACtcaaaaacaacaacaacaacaaaaaccaATAAACATTATCGCACTAATTTAAGTTATTTTACTAAAATTGAGAATCATACAAACCGTATAAATATTTGTGAAATTTCAATATCCTTTCAAGTTAAGTTCAATCATGGGGTTGTCCAACATGAAGATTTGGTTAATTTGCTTGGCTCTAATCAGCATGGTGGTGGTTCAAGTCGATGCAACTACACGTAGTGGTGTAAAGTACATCCATCCAGGGGTTCTTAATCCTTGCAAAAGGCCTGGCGGACCTCACCCAGGGTGTCATCCTAACCCCAAAAGTACTCCCACACAAGCGAATACCTACAATCGTGGTTGCTCAAGACACCATAGATGTCGCCATTGATGAATGACAATTGAGAGAATAAATGGAGAAAAAATGTCAAAGCTTTGTTTGATAAAGTACTTGTATTTTTTTTCCATGTATGATTTCTTCGTTAATTATGTTtcataaaatcaaattaaatataatattatgaaaatgtaatGTGGGCATAAGGATTCCATCgttaaataaaatgaatttagagtttttttatataaaataaatgaatatatCTCTATTCATGTATCAAAGAAGGGTTAATATGTAATTTGTTTCCTCAACTTGTCTAGAAGTATCTAGTAGGTACCTAAGTCTTTCTAGATTTAGTTAGTACTTAAACTTGTATTCTATTACTTAGGTAGAAACTTCTGCACTATTATGATTAGTTTGTGCTGACATGACTCTAATAGGCAATCTGGTTGTGACAAGTGGCAACCTTTCAGTATGCCACATGATCaacacaaatttaaaaaaattaaaactttaaaatatataaattaataattcaCATCAAGAATGACCTTGGACATCTGGATGTTCAAACACATCTGAATCTGGGCACACATTTGTCTAAATTCATTTCTCatgtatttttatcttttataaaatataattatttcaaaattggaaaataaataaaattttaaataaaatttaaatagaaaaattaatagaaaaatataaataaaatttgtatATAAGGAATTAACCTAAATAGATGATTATCTATTTTCAAATGTACCTGAAATCCATGTGTACAGATTCATAATAGACATTCTTTCTAGTTCTTTTATATATGTTTTGATCATTTTTCATATTGGGTTTGTATTTAAATTATCGAAACGCCGAAGCACTATGGAAGGCGAAGACAAACTTTTGAACATGGCCGGTGATCAGAACCTGGCTACGGACGGCCACCAAGCCTATAGACTAGGGGAGTGGCACGTTTTTCTAACCAATTTTGGATTTATCTCTAATAAGgattctaattatttattttaagaaattaCAACAGTtatatatggttttaaattttttattctttgggttaatatactatttagtacctaaatttaattttaatattttttcaatttgataCCAGAGTTAGACATTAATGATTTTTTAGTAtgtaagtttttaaattttatacttGAGTTAGACATTAATGTTTTTTTTAGTAtgtaagtttttaaattttatacttGAATTTTTATCCCGATTAagtatttgaatttaattttaatatctaATTTAATACCTCAATTTTTTTCCTAATTAAATACTTATTTTTCATTAGAATACATTTTAATCCAAGTATcaaattaaatagtaaaattaaactcagataacaaataatatattaatcgATTCAACGTTACTATCTACCAATCTGGTTTCATTAACtatgaaaaaaaaacttaatttagGACTTTTTAAATGGTTGGAGCATGTATTGTTATATTACAAGCACCAATTGGTGAAATGCATTAGACGTAAACAACAAGCAAACACAAATGTCATAATTGCATGGAAAAGTGtctaatattatgatattttgttATTTACATCTTTCCTTCCACCAGGGACAAAGGAGTACCCACCTAATCAATAACAATgaaaaacaattaattcaattaactacacatcattcattcattcaatagTTTTCACATTTGGTGAAGGCAATTGCTGATCTTGGGTCCCAATTTTTTCATTTTCATGAGGTTGCTTTGGCGACCATGGGATCAAACTCATTGGCGGAAAACAACATTTACAATCATCTTGACATGACCGTGGCAATTCCCAATTACTTCCCAATATTTCTTTTGGTTTTTCTCGTTGGCACACGGCACCGTCATCATCGGTTCCGCTAGAAGGTGCTGTAGCTTCCACCAACGGACCCCAACACTCGACCCTATTGAATTCTTGAACGTTTGAGTGAAAATAAACCCATACCAATGAGTCCAGCAGTTCTGGGTAGTTTTTCAGCAAATTGCCATCTCCATGTACAAATGCCTTcagtaccttttttttttttcaataacaTTATTTCAGGTCATTTTTAACACCAAAAATTAAGTGGGAACATTAGGGTAATGAAATGATTTAATATATGTTACCACAGGGAGTTCTTTGCAGAAGATGAAGTATCTAAGTCTAGCACATAAGTCCAAGAGGAAATGGCCACCGCTTATGTGACAATGAACGTGTAAAGACATCTTTCCTTTCACCTTTTTCCATTCCGCCACCACTTCGTCTCTGTATAATTTGTTTGACCAACCCTGCAACTGCAAGCAACCCCCCAAATACAGGGTTAATTCAATTCCATGAAATGTACTTAAATTATGACTCAAATTCCAAATTATTCTCTATACATCAAAAATATTTTAGCAGAGATCAAAGTATTAGTATCATAATAATCTGGTCTTTTGGGAAGAACTAATTCAAGAGAAAGTAGGAGCTTGATTCTAAATTAGGGATGATAAAACTCGAATTGCCTGATAAATTCTAAATCAATTCACTCTGAATGAATCGATATAAAGCGGTTTATTTTAGATAATGGATATAAAGCAGTTAGAGTATTTGCTTGCCTCGCCCTTATCCGCTCCACtatataaaattatcatattATTCTTGTATATATAAATtgtataaactattaaaatgataaaaatataataatatactattaaaataatatattttctatttaaatattcacatgattaaaaaaattaaagatgaatagaaaaaattaaattgacttaaaaagattgaaaaagtaaaaaataaataacaaaaattaaattaaagcaGAACGGAGTGTACGAAAATGGATATATCTTATATCCGTGGAAATGGTAGTAGTTTTCAAAATTAGATAACCATGGTGGAGCAAAGCTAGTAGTGAAGTAAAGCATGCTATTTATAAAGTGGTAGTGGATTTAGCAATATCCACATGCCTCGCTCCATTATCATCTGTACCTCAAATTctttttagtccctaaaattttaaaattaaaattaatatataataaaattaaaattaattttgaatactaaATGCTAgcttgtaaattatttaaaatgagttaattaaaatttaaacatagGTACTTAATAAACAACTCAAAATCGATGTCTTAGAAAAAATAGTCTCAttgttttttaaaaacaaaacgtTAAAGCCAAAACCAGGGACATAGCCCAAGGGGGTAAGGCTTTCACCTCTTGATTAAATAGGGAAATTGCTTTATAACTCCTCTTAAAATtaaaagatttaattaaataaaaaattataaatttaacctttttgaaaaatgaataatttcatttaGACATTTTAATTTTCACCctcaaattttaacaaaaatttctgGCCCTGTACAAAACTACCCGTGAAGTAGTATATTTCAAACGTACAAACTTAATTGAATATAGTACTAAGgactcaattaaaatattatacaaCTTCACAGTGTTTTGAAAATTGGTGCTATATaggcataaaaaaaaaaaactgtattCAGCAATTAATTCCATGTCATATCAACTTACGTACATATCTAACCCTGTTTTTTTTCTTTGATTATATCATTCATCAGCTGACTAGAAAATCCCCTGCTTCCCCTGTTTCCTTCTCAATCAATAAAATAATGCAAAATTCCAAGAACAGCCAAATGAAATGGGGTTTTGTAAAATCAAAGAAATTTTTTACCTGAGTATTGTTTATGGTTTGAGAGATGGCTAAAGTGAGTTTAGCTGTTATATCACTGTGTGTAAGGGTATAAGCTCTAGGTAGCTTCCCTGGGTGCTTCTTTTCATCAACTCCTAAAAACAAAACCTTTAGCTTTGATGCTTCGAATATTGCTGGCCCAAACAACCTCGCTACCTGATCCAATCCAATCCGTAAGAATCAATACAATCTAAccctaattcaaaaaaaaaaaaaaaaaaagaagaaagattaCAGGGACAATAGCTTGGTTCTTCTTCTTGGTTTTTCTTCTAGAAACAAAAAGAGATCCATTATGTTCAAACACAGAGAGCCTTGGCTTTGCAGGCAAAACAGGACCAAGAGTCAAACTTGCCATTTTTAATATATCCAATTATCCAAAGCTCCAACTTTGATGGAGAGAAGCACCCAAATAAAGAAAAAACACAGAGAGAGAATCGTGAAGGAAGAGGAAACTTGaggttctttcttttcttttgctttcACTCACGAGTAAACTTAGCTTAAAGATTTcgcctttgcctttgcctttgcctttgctCGTTTGTAGAGCTAAacttgaaaactttgaaaatgtTAAAATGGAGTTGCGTTTAAGGTTTGAATGAAATGCGTGAGGGAATAGGATGGCAGTTTTTTTTGGGTAAACTATAccattagtcactaaattatgggtaagtttttattttagtcatttaactaaaaaagttacaatttggtcactgaactatttgaaaatttttctttaagttactaaactattcaaaaaaaattatttaaattactgGAATTAAGTTTTTTTCTTAAAAAGTTTTGCCAATGAGCTTCATGCAGCGATTCAACAATCGATACGGTGGAACAATACTCATCAACGAGAAGAAAAATATGCCTTAGATACAAATTGGTTTGACGACCAATgtcgaaaagagaaaaaaaaactatttaaattttgattcacAAATTTATGACATTCAAAGTTAttatatgaaaaatattaaattgtaaaagagaagaaaaaaagagaTTTTGTTCGGTGTAGACAATGCGAATAAAGAAAGCTATATAACATCTATTTTAATAATCCAgtgatttaaataataatttttaaatagttCAATGACCACCAACATGAAAACTTATCCATAGTTTAGTGACTAATGGTAGAATTTACCCTCTTTAGTTAGTGGCGAAATTAAAGGACAAAAAAGTTGAAAGAGGTTGCTTGAAGATTCAAGCTATTGTTCACATGGACACTTGGGTTTAAGACTTTACTTCCACGTTGAACTTGAGACTCATGTTTTTCTGACATGCGTAGGTGGCACCCTTTAATTGATTCCCAGGGTCGATTTTGCAATTTTTTTGGTGGGTCAAGTTTGCAATTTTACacttatattataaaaattacataaataagATAAAGggacaaatttatttatttatttacgtaAATTATTTGTATTGTCCGTTGGaggtattttttttctttgtttcttataCCGACAATCGACTATGATCACTACTCGGTCGGCCCCTTTTTTAAAGCTCAAAGAATTTCATCTTATGTAGTGTCAGGAATGGTAGAAGGTGACACCGTTATAAATTTTTGTAGTAACAGTAaggattgaattataaattttgagtgtttatcattttatttgattataattttttatattttaagggTTTAAAAGATAATTTAACTAAATTAAAAGTTCAAGTCCTTGCGTCCTCCATTGATATCCCTTCTATTTTCAAGTTCCAAGAAACTTAAGGAGTTAAATTAAGTAATATCATTCAACACCAACTAATGGATGAAATTGGAGTAGCCCAAACCGAAATCAAGAAATTCATTTCCATCTACCAATCAATGTATCAAATAATGGGTAATACAATTGGCTGACCTATGGGTAAAAGGGgtaaaagtaaattaaaataagcaAATGACTCATAAAAACCTAAGGACTCCCTAATAATACCGTCGTAAAGGATAAATTTAGAGTTCAAATAttaatttgtttataataaaagCATAATCCGACTCTAGAACAACTCCAGAAAAGCCCTTATCAAGGGCCTTCTGAATGGCGCATGACAAAGCAAAAGCCTCAAAAGATGGGGCATCAAAGGTTTCAGCAGTTGTACTACTGAAGCCGACAAGCACCATTCCCTCATGGTCACAAAAAATAGCACCAGATGTAGTAATTCTCAACTCTGTATTCAATGTCACATCAACATTGATTTTGACAACACCTTCACAATGCAGAGTCCATCGAGTCACGACCAGTTACCTGGATAAAATCGGCTTGCAAAACCACATCCTGGGGGAAACATCACGCACTTGTATCACGACCATATTCTGAGTCTCTTACAACTGCTAATGGAGCACCATAAAGCTAGTAAAAtctttcttgtccatcttctacatGGAAAACTCTAGCCAATCGATTATTGCACTGTAAAAGTAGAAATGTCTGTAACAGAATCCCATTTGTTCTCATGGATCCACTTGTTTCTAGAATGCCACAAAGCCTAGCAAATAATAGTTATATGCTTGTGTCATGGGGTAAGAACTTTAGTTTCACAACTTTAGTTTCACAATCCATACGGTTTTAGGCGATTCCTTCATTTCAAAcacgcctaagtcagcctaactttTACCAAGTGAGGATTCTCATAGAATTCCTCCAAAGCATCAATTTATATAGCAAAATCAACTCAagccaaaaaaatatttaaaagaataaaatagaCACAGAAAAACAATCCACGAGAAGTGTTTAAGTAAATGCTCTTAACTTAGTATTTACTtcaaagaatataaaataatggATACAATGGAGCTCCCCCATATCTAATGGTCTGGCTAACTTTACATCGACAGAGGAGATGAAGCCTATCCCTACAATTAAGAGATTTGCAAGATTTACACAATCAAGTCAAATATAATCTTATAAGATATTATCCCCTTAATCTTCTAAGATTATTTTCCCTATTTACTAAGGTAGCCTAATTTTTCATATTTGCTTCATTGGACCACTAGGCTTCAAATATACATACTTCTTCATCAGTTTTTTGAATCGGGTCAATTCTCGTGGATCAAATGATCCTCATCTAACCGATAGACCTTCGTGAGACGTATTTTGTGCAATGGTCACGACTTGCACAAAGCAGTACTACTATGTGAAAACATTGTAGCAAGCCAAACTATGAAACTTGTATTGTTTTGTTCAGGTGATCAAGAAACATTAAAGGTTGACCAAACCTTTTTGGCCAAACCATGGTCCCTGATTGCATGTATTGTAGTATTAGTCGCTCCTACACAACGATTACCAATCAAATCCGTGGCAAGCCTCTTGTAATGGAGATCGATCATCATGGAAACAATATTATGAACTAGCCTCCAAATCATAATTTTTATTTGGAGAGGGCATGTAATACTCCACAGCTTCTTGTAAAGACTCTATAGTCTTCGATTTGTAAATTATTGGTAGAAGAATTATCATGTAGACCTACCTCTATGAGGAGCTTGCAACCACTCCTCATAGTATATTCACTTGTATGCTCACCCCGCCAGACCACCCTGTCATTGCACTTGATTTGAGCTAAAGGAATGCACAGGATTCGATTACCTTCTTGAGAGGTAAATACAGATCAAATAAGCTCTTCATTCCAAGTTCTTGTATCTTCATCTATCAATTTTGAGACTTGTATGATATCAACCTTGACATTCAAGTATTGAATATTGCAATTACTCGAACCCAGTAACCAGTGGTCCTACCAAATGGAAACACTCTCCCTCATACTAATCTGCCATTCAATACTAGATTCCAACAACTTCCGAGCACTCCAAATACTCCTTCAAGTGAGGGAAGGGTATGTCGAATATGATGCCTAAGTgtgtagtatattcatttgtATACTTGGAGCTGGTGCGTTAGGTATACGACTTTTGTAGTATGCATCATTTACAACAGTGGAATTCCTAGGCCAATAATAGGTAAATGATATCATTTTAttagcattacatgatagataacAAAAAATAACATGACCATAGATCATTCGTCTAGCATTAGATACTAAGTGTCACTTGTCGCCACCTTTAGATATTTTTAATAGGAAATGTTTTCATTTTCCTACTAAATAATACTATTTATTTAACCTTTATTCAACTAAAATTCTTGTAACTTCACTATATAAAGGACATATCTCAAAAGTCATAAACACACAACATTGAGCACCGCTAGTTTACCAAAAAATAGTTAGAATTTATACTAAgttaaatgttattttcttgAGAGCTTAGTCTATTGGGTTTTGTTcctaaataattaattatcctcatcaaaaaattaataatttttttattttgtgcaATTGAATTGTGAAATTAAAACACtctgaataaatcaaaatttgaGAATAGTAAAGAAGATTATGTTTGTCGAAAGCTAGAGAACAAATCATATCACCTTACTCAAAGCATAGATGCAAATTTGGTTAAGGTACCCACTGCATATGGGTAAAATAAAAAGGTCCTTAAAGTCATCATCATTGTACGACGTTGTTATGATATGCAAAAATAGTTTCAACAATATTactcttttatatatataatggaGTCTCttgataaatatttataaaatgcaGGTACATTATTCTTTCGTtggaccatttttttctttttctttctcatttttcttcttcttttaatgGTTAAAATAATTGTTCACATCATGGTAACAGTAAATATTACATCCTCGACCATGTTTATAGCCATGATCACGATTTCTTCTACTATATTCACTTTTAGGAATAGAACAAAATTAGTGAGATGATTTTTATGATTTTCATCAACAATTTATTATTTCATGCAGCCACCAAAAGACACGAGATTGATTAAGATTATTTTTAAACTTTTCACGATATCAATGCTACAAGAGCATATTAAATGTGtgaaaagtttaaaaaaaaattagtaaattttcatattttttctcttctcccataattttaattgaaaacgaATTTTAAATATTACAGATTTATATTCATTCACTATTTTAGAACCTTCCACCTTTAAATGCATATAATTGTACGGACTTTtaagtaaaattaccattttctaATAGTCATATATTTCTTTTAGATTATTTCAAGATATTTATAGTCaaatatgatattttaataatttatggaGATGATAGGCAAAGGACAATTATGACTTTATCTATAACAAATAATTCTTTTCGAATATATTAAGGGTGCAAATCcgagtttaaaatatatatatatatatatatatatatatattataataattaggatataaaatattatttaattaataaaagttTCAATAAATTGAACCAGATATAAAATTGATAGCATGCATAACATAAAGTATGCAATATTAATAATACCGAAGTAAATATATTTTTGAGTTAATGaattcaaagtatatataagaTATATATTGCTATTTTCAtgattaatagaaaataaaatgacttatataataattattaagCTTCGATATTTAATAACAAAAGCGTAATggtcatttatttttatataaatatttaataattataatttttaacaatatttgtacACAAATAGTAAGTCATGTAAATTAGATGTGTTGAAGGATATTTCTTAATTTCTCCATGCATTACAGCTATCTTTTAGGGACGAGTTGGCAAATATGATACATATTCCCATGTTCTTCATATGTCTCATTTTATAACCACACAAAGAAGCTAACAGAACTAGAAAAAGGACAATGGAAACCCGAAAACAAAAGTGAAAACGATGTGTCATATGGGGAAATTAAAAAACATAAAGGATTtatgtaataaatttataaaagaaatGATATAAAAATTAAGTCTGGTTTTAGTAGAAATAATAAAGTTgacataataaaattttgatgTCTTGTCTTTAAATTTTGCCGTGTgtaaatatttttagattttaaataaaTGTATATAAAAAACAAAAAGTATCTTTACAATAATATCTGTtgtttgataaaaataataaattttgataatttcacaatTAAATTGTGATTCAATTAATGGGTgacattaatttaataaaacttTAAAGTATTAACATtgatgttatttattttatttactaaaatataaatattgtaaTGAATTACTTTTTTACAAGTCCAATTATGTAGTAAAACATTATGGAAGCCCGTAGACAGGAGTCAAATTGTATTTTGTCCATTCTACTTTAAAATGGGCAAATTAACTCCTGTATGTTAAatcaaattgcaaaattttccTTTCTGTTAAAACTTGTTATGTTAAAGTTTGACATGGCTAATGGAATAATCAGATAGTAAGACATGGCGTGTCACATATACTTCATGCTGACTTACATAGACTAATTTTTAACAGTTGAAATGGATGAATTTTTTAATAGAAGGACCAGATTgctctttaatttaatatacagagactaatttaatatttttttttttgaataaatgaGATTTTTGCTGTaacttgttttttaatttttggtataCCGAAGAGGGGAAACCATTTTCGGTAAGAACCAATAAATTTTATGAACGATATTTTGTGGCTATTCTTGTATTAATAttgattaattatatatattcctGCAAAAGTATATATTTAATTGCACTTATTTTCTTAATTGAAAAATTCAAAACTTAGACTAATTAATTCAAAAGATAcacaaataatcaaataataccaTTTTGGTAAAGCAATTCCATTTCAAAATCTTGACTCGGTTATTTGCGTAAGATCGGTCAATCGAAATGTAAGACTTAAAATCTCTTTTtccaaattaagaaaaaaaactaaaacatttttttaaattaactaataaaaacatataaaaagagGTGTATGCTCATTAAATCAATAACTAATCATGTGGTTctgttttcataaaaaaaaatcacaTGGTTTGGTAGCAATAATCTCAAAGCTTTGCACTCAATACAGATGGAGTTGTTTCCACTAGTACTCAATTGGCTGTAATTAGGGGCGTCATTCGTGATGATGGGGTAATTGGGTTTGTGGTTACTCGATTACATTAAGGATGGATGAAGTGTTTCGGATTGAAGTAAGATCAATGTTAGAGGGGCTTCGACTAGCTTGGGATAAGGGCTATTGACATGTTGAGCTTGAATCGGATAATGCTTTGTTAGTTGAATTAATGTTAGCCGGAAACGCTACTGCTAGTCATATTGTAGAATTATGTCCTATTAACAAAATATTGCATAGAAATTGGAAAGTTTGAATTCGTCACATTCCTAGAACTCATAATGAAGTTGTAGACTTTATGGCTAAACATGATACTACAAATTTCACAAATATCCAAGTGTTCTCCATCCCTCGTCAAGCTATACGGGAGTTGATTTAAAAGTACAATTTAAGTtttgatttatgattttattataatcgcttaatgtatttattatttactaaaaaaaaaaactctgccCTCGTAAGAAAAATGCaaattctattattattattattaataataaagaGTAGTagctttattttgaaaaatatgagCAGCCAGCTTGGCAGCAATAATCACATAGTTTGGTAGCTCTTGTTTTCAATAATTGATGGATTTTAATTAGGTTAATATAGCTTTTAATTCTTGAAATTGGTAATTAGTTCTATTTAggtatttgtatttttttttctttttggcacCTGAATTTGATAATAATTGATGGAATTGATAACATGATACTTTGAGATTGTGCTATgacattatttaaaaatttaaaaatgtatcGAACTTTTAAATTTGCCAATTTCGAAGACAGTAACGGAATTAGTTGTTAATTTCATgtaccaaaatgaaaaaaaaaatgtttaagtATCAAAATAGATCTGATTgttaagtttagggactaaaatttaTCTTAACCCATTTTAATTCAAACATCAATTGATTAACTTTAAATGAATCTTTAATTCAATTCAGAATCCTAAATATATGGTGACTATCTTCCTTCTATTTTTAATAGCATGAAATATGAAGTGATACTTTGCATGTATTTgcctttgttttgttttttttttaaattatttcatgtaAGGTTTTTTAGTTAATTGCATTAGAGATCCTCAATCTATGACTTTTATTCTAAATTGATCTCTAAATTATAGATGTTAGATTAAtcagttatttttattattaaaattgttaatttaacTGTTAAATAACATGTCAAATTTTATGTGGCATAAAGTTTTAAAGAAAAGTTAAATGTTaccttaaaactaaaaataaagtaaaataaaaaagagGGTAAATGAAAAGCTTTTTTAAAAGCTTCGAAAACCTCAAAACCAAGAttttttacaatatttatttttacaatatttattttataaaatttttattttcagttACGCCAATTAAGATTTGACATCTCATTTGAcagttaaattaataattttgagTAAACGAAAGACCTTTTTGATATAGCCTCGATAGTTTGATGATGTAATTAGAATGTTGTTGATACCAAGGTACAACAAGGAGGAGATATGGAGGAGGATGTAGTGGCACTGATGGAGACTGGTTCACCCAATCAGGGCAAAGAGCCGGAGATTACAAAGAATGAAGGAGGAAGAAGTATGAAGACTGGATGTTGAAGGTAAGTTGGCAGAATATAGGCAATGATGTTTGAAAGTCGAACCTTTTTTCATCGTCttggtatatttataagcaagTTTCGTGTAGGATAACATTAACATGGTGGACTTGCAATTAGGTCACCATTATAGGTCGCATGGGGCGGATGTCTTCAATGGGACCAGGATGTC from Gossypium arboreum isolate Shixiya-1 chromosome 1, ASM2569848v2, whole genome shotgun sequence harbors:
- the LOC108482352 gene encoding protein STAY-GREEN homolog, chloroplastic-like, which gives rise to MASLTLGPVLPAKPRLSVFEHNGSLFVSRRKTKKKNQAIVPVARLFGPAIFEASKLKVLFLGVDEKKHPGKLPRAYTLTHSDITAKLTLAISQTINNTQLQGWSNKLYRDEVVAEWKKVKGKMSLHVHCHISGGHFLLDLCARLRYFIFCKELPVVLKAFVHGDGNLLKNYPELLDSLVWVYFHSNVQEFNRVECWGPLVEATAPSSGTDDDGAVCQREKPKEILGSNWELPRSCQDDCKCCFPPMSLIPWSPKQPHENEKIGTQDQQLPSPNVKTIE